CTGATCTTAATGTTTTGTTCatgtatttgaatattttagatCAAAGGAAATTTTGACGCTGACCCTTTCCGAGACCATATCGCAAGAAATGGATAAGCTACAAGTGATTCGTGAGTTCACTAAGTATCAGCTTGTTACAGCTACGAAAAGATTACTTGTCGCGGCCGATCTGGTCCGAATGAAAGCAGCGGCATCTGATAATGGAGCTGATCACGATTGACGGGATGCGGAGAGGCCTGCACTGGGCTATCCACCACATGGCGGTCAAGCTCCTCCGAACACACACGTGGCAAGGCACCGTCCCCAACTCCATTTCCCTCTTCGTGAGGCTGGTGGCTGCCTCGCAAATATCGGCATGATCTGTGAATGGCGGTTTCGCGGATCACGTCCTGCAATCAGCCAGGGATGAAGTGGTATGGTTTATGGTTCAAGCATACGAATTTCGAACACGAGAACACATTCAAAATGGGGAACGAACGGAAACACGTATGCCTAAACGATGAAAAAACAAGTACTAGGAGTACTAAGAGTACTAGGAGCCTGTCTTTATGTACGCTGACTGGCGAGTGCTGGTACTGTACATGTTGAGATTTTCCCGTCGTCTGGAGAAGTCGAAAGAACTCTACAAACTCCTAAATTCAAGGTTGCAGGAATTCCGCTCAGTGTTGCTTTTTAAAAACGATGTTTATAATTATGTAATTCAAATAAGCGTGCATTAATTGCGAAACCGTAGCACCCA
This window of the Necator americanus strain Aroian chromosome III, whole genome shotgun sequence genome carries:
- a CDS encoding hypothetical protein (NECATOR_CHRIII.G13279.T1), with the protein product MKDSGHCVMDETLKSKEILTLTLSETISQEMDKLQVIREFTKYQLVTATKRLLVAADLVRMKAAASDNGADHD